The Arthrobacter sp. OAP107 DNA segment TCGCCTCCATTGGCGCGGCCGCAACCGCCGTCCAGTACGTTCCGGAGGTAGCCAAGATCGCCTCGGACCTCACCGTGTTCCAGCGTTCGGCCAACTACATCCTCCCGCGGGACCAGTACGTCTTCAGCGAAGAAGAGACCGCAGCGTTTCTGGCGGACCCGGAGCTGTACCGGAAAAAGCGCCAGGAGATCCACGAGTTCCGTGAGGCGGGATTCGAACGTACCCGCCGCCACACCACCGCATCCGAGGAAGGTGTCCAGCAGGCCCGCGCACACCTGGAGGCCCAAGTGGCGGACCCTGAACTCCGCACCAAGCTCACGCCCGACTACGATTTCGGCTGCAAGCGCATCCTCCGAAGCGATGATTTCTACCCTGCACTGACCCGCGACAACGTGGAACTCGTAACCGAGAAGATCACCGAATTTACCCCCAATGGCATTCGTACCGCGGACGGTGTCGAACACGAGTTTGACGTCATCATCTACGCCACCGGCTTCAAGAGCCACGCCTTCCAGGGCTCGATGCGCGTCGTGGGACGCGACGGACTCCGCCTCGACGAGAGGTGGGGCAACGCCCCCGAGGCATACCTGGGCATCACCGTTGACAACTTCCCCAACCTGTTCCTGGTCTATGGACCGAACACGAACCTCAACCACAACTCCGTTGTGTCCATGCTTGAGGCCCAGCACCGCTACATTTCGCAGGCTGTTGAATACATCGCGGCCGACGCAAGCCGGATGCTGGAAGTTGACCGCAATGTGCTCGAGAAGTTCAACGCGCATGTTCAGGAAGAGCTCGACAAGTCTGCCTTCTCCTCCGAGTGCTCATCCTGGTACAAGAACGAGGACGGCCGCGTTATCAACAACTGGTCCGGGACAGTCAACGAATACCGGGCGCACACGCAGGATCTCCAGCTCGATGACTACCTCCAGCTGGCCGAGAGCGGTCAGGGTAAGTGATCACCCAGCCTGACCCGTTCAGTGGAAGGCCCATAGCCGTGGACGCAGCAGCGGTCCTGGAAAAGTTTCGGGCCTCCGGTGGACGGTCGTTCCACACCTACCCTGTCGGGCAGGTGCGTGACTTGTATGAGAGCGGGTGCGCCGCAAACGGCCTGAGCGGTGACGAGATATCAGCGGTTTCGGACGTCGTGGTGGATAACTTCCGTGTCCGGATCTACGACCCTCAGGTTGTCAGCGGACCCACCCCCGTCGTGTTGTTCTTCCACGGCGGCGGGTGGGTTATGGGAAGCCTTTCCACCCATGACGGTCTTTGCCGCAGGCTGGCCGCCCTGACGGGGCTGCCAGTCGTGGCCGTGGATTACAGGCTCGCCCCGGAGCATCCCTATCCGGCGGCGATCGAAGACAGCCGGGCAGCACTACGCTGGCTGTTCACTTCCGGCGATGACCACGGTTTGGACATAACCCAGGCCGTGCTTGTCGGTGACAGTGCAGGCGGCCAGCTGGCCGCAGTCCTGGCAATCGAAAACGCCAGCGCAGCCGATTCACTGCCGATTGCTGCTCAGGTCCTCATCTATCCCATGGTGGATCTGACCATGTCCACGCCCTCGTATGCTCGCGTCACTGAAGGCTTCCCCTTGGTAGCGGACACCATTGCCTGGTTCGCTGACCATTACCTGCCGGCGGGCACGGACCGGACAACGCCCGACGTCAGTCCTGCGCTGGCGGAGCTGCCTGCCGGGCTTCCACCCGCCTATGTCATCACGGTCGATAATGATCCGCTCGTTGACGAGGGAGCAGGCTTTGCCGGAGCCATGGCCCGGGCAGGGACGGAAGTGCTCTACCGGCACCTCCCCGGGTACGCGCACGGACTGTTCACCTCCGCAGGACGCATCCCGCAGGGGGAGAAAGCCATCAACGACATAGCCGGTTTCATCAAGCACCGCACCACCGCCTGAAGGTGAAGGTGAAGGAGAAGACCTCTCCCTCACCACACGTCGCGGCCAGCCGAGCCGTGCCGGTCTGAAGGATGGTGATGGCCGTCAATTTCCACGGCGGTTGTCACCATCCTCACGTTCTTAAGGAAAATCTAATGACTACTGCTCTTGTAGGCTCACCCGCCATCTCACCACAGCGTGAAGCGGACCTCCTTTCCTCCGTGCCCACCGGCTTGTTGATCGGGAGCCAGTGGCGGGACGCGTCCGACGGCGGCACGTTCGACGTTCACGACCCCGCCACCGGGGAGGTGGTCGCCACCCTGGCCTCAGCCAGCAGCGACGACGCGATCGCCGCGCTCGACGCGGCCGACGCCGCCCAGGCCTCCTGGGCCCGGACGGCACCGCGGGAAAGGGCCGAAATCCTGCGCCGGGCTTTCGATCTGGTCACCGAACGCGCCGAGGACTTCGCCCTGCTCATGACCTTGGAAATGGGCAAGCCGCTGGCCGAAGCCCGCGGCGAAGTCACCTACGGGGCCGAGTTCCTGCGCTGGTTCTCCGAGGAAACCGTCCGCGACTACGGCCGCTACCTCACCACGCCCGAGGGCAAAAACAAGATCCTCGTCCAGCACAAACCCGTCGGGCCGTGCCTGCTCATCACCCCGTGGAACTTCCCCCTCGCCATGGCCACCCGCAAGGTCGCCCCCGCCATCGCCGCAGGCTGCACCATGGTCCTCAAACCCGCCAAACTCACCCCGCTCACCGCCCAGTACTTCGCCCAGACAATGCTCGACGCCGGCCTGCCCGCCGGAGTGCTCAACGTGGTGTCCTCCTCGTCCGCTTCGGGGATCTCCGGGCCGCTGCTGGCCGACCCGCGCCTGCGGAAGGTCTCCTTCACCGGCTCCACCCCGGTCGGCAAGCGGCTCATGGCCGACGCCGCCCAGAACGTGCTGCGCACCTCCATGGAACTGGGCGGGAACGCACCCTTCATCGTGTTCGAGGACGCAAACCTGGACGAGGCCGTCGATGGGGCCATGGCCGCCAAAATGCGTAACATGGGCGAAGCCTGCACCGCCGCCAACCGGTTCCTCGTCCACGAATCCGTGGCGCAGGAGTTCACCGCCAAGTTCGCCGCCGCGATGGGCGCCCTGACCACCGGCCGCGGCACCGAACCCGAAACCCAGGTCGGTCCTCTCATCGACGCCGGGGCGCGCGATGACGTGCACGCCCTGGTGGCTGCCGCCGTCGACGCCGGAGCCACCGCGGTCACCGGCGGCGCACCGGTTGACGGTCCCGGGTACTTCTACCCGCCCACCGTGCTCGGCAACGTCCCCAACGACGCCGCTATCCTCGGCCAGGAAATCTTTGGCCCCGTCGCCCCGGTCATCACCTTCAGCACGGAAGAGGACGCCATCCGCCTGGCCAACGCCAGCGAATACGGCCTCGCCTCCTACCTCTACAGCAAGGATTTCAACCGGCTCCTGCGCGTGGCCGAGCAGATCGAATTCGGGATGGTCGGCTTCAACGCCGGGGTCATCTCCAACGCCGCGGCACCCTTCGGCGGCGCCAAACAATCAGGACTCGGCCGCGAAGGCGGCACCGAAGGCATCGCCGAATACACCACCACCCAATACATCGGCATCACCGACCCCTACGCAAATCAGGCGGCAGCGGCCGGGGAATCGGAAGAGGATCGTTCCGCTAAGTAAAGCGAAGGCCAGCATCCTGCCCGACCGTTCCGGCCTGAAGCCGGCGCTACGGAGTCAGTCCTGCCCGAGACATCTGTTCTCCGATCGCAATACCGCAAAGGAATCATGATGAAAACTACTCCTCATCTGGCAATGCGACGGGAACGTTCCAAAGCAGGCCGAGTGAGGACGGCTGATTGCGTTCCCACGCGCCCGCGCAACGGCGCATATAGCGCGTCCAGCCTGCCGCTCCTCCGAGGGGAGACCCCCTCAGGCCGGAGGTCGGCGGTTACGCTTCAGCCACGCCGGCTCCGGTTCGCCATCGGTTCCCGGGACACTGCCGGTGCTGCCTTCGACATCCTCCGTTCGTTGCACCCCGAATACCGTCGTCTGGGCTCAAGATCCGCCCGCCAGAGCCAAGTCACCCTTAGCGCCCAAGATAGTTGCGAGGACGATTGCCACTACTGCACGGGCCCGGAAACGGACTGAGAGGAGCGCGGCACTGCCTTACCGGGGTGGGAATCTGATACCCGCAGGGGCTCTTTTCCTAGTGACATATGAGTTCTTTGAGGACGGCCTAGCTGCTGGACCCAAATTAGTCGCGTATGACGGTCCTCCAACGCGACACTCGCGGCCACTCCCCTGTCACCGGGCGAAACTTGAGAGCGGTGGATAGACGATCATGGTCGTCAACTCGCTCCGGGTGAGGTTCTTGAGCCCACAGGCAGCCAAGGTTTCCCTGGATCTGGGCGTCAACAGCCACCCCGCGCGCTCTGAGCGCGCGTTCCCAGGTCAGTAAAGCCCGAATCGATGGCCGACATCGCATGGCTGGGGAAGCCCAGGCATGCGAGACCGTGTCGCACGTGGCCCACCTCCAGCGGGCTTTTCTAGGGCGTGTAACCGCCAACGCTTCGTAAGTGGTCGCGGCTATAGTCGGCCAAACCTGGATCGGTTTAGACACGTCGTGTCGCCGTCATCCTTTTGGTCAGGAAAAGACCATCCCATCGGAGCTCCATCCGGCCGATGTGAGCCACACGGATCAGCCGAAGAATTAGACAAGAAGAGGACCTGAAGGGAAAGGAAAGGCCATGACACGCGAGGAAGCCTTCGCAAGATGCACCTCCGATTCGTATGTCGAGTTCTACGGCGGCCGGTGGCTCGTAGTTCCGTTTGCCCAGGTAGAGCAGCCGAAGTTCTTCGTTTGCTCTCCGCTGACACTCCTCAACAGCATCTGAACGTCCGCCGACGGTCTGCGGTAGCTCCGTTCGCTGTCATGTTTCCTCTGAGGCTTCCTTGGCGAGCCGCCGCCCTTGAACGGAATGGTTCCCTTTGTGTCGCCACATGATCACCTGCCAATCACGACATCCTGGTCGGGATGTTTAGCTGACCAAAGGGTTTTTATTCGCCAACGGGTGCTTCGACGTCTCACCATTCCGTCATGTCCTCATCCAGCAGGGATGGCATGAACAGATATGAAAGATTGGCCTGGCGGCAGGTACCTTACTCCGGGACATCGCGGTGAAAATCCACAGCGTCATGTAGGCGACGTTGCAGGCAGCCATGAAAAGGCATCGATGGAAATCCCTCGAGCCAGGGAAGAAGGCGGTGAACTTCGTGGGCTACATGTACGACGGCGATACCTCCCCGTCGGGCACAGTAGTCCGTGTCAGATCGCTTATTAGCATCTGGCAGGAACATATCCCTTCAGATTGTGCACAAATCATGTCGCATATGGCCCGGGGCCACCATGAAGAAGTAGGCAAGCACCAGGAACCAAAAAGGAGGAGCGCGGTGAAGTACCAACGACTCATAAAAGAAGACCAAGTCCCATGCTTCTCGCGTCATGTCGCACTGGGACCGGCCGTCCATGAAGGGGCAACGAACGACAACAGGTCGATCAGCGAAGCAAGCGAGGAGACAGCCGGCCAGCAATGAAAAAGGCCCCCGAAGGGGCCCTTCACAACACAAAATGTCCACACTCAGAGGCCTATAAGCCCCTGAACAGGGAAAACACGTGCCCAAGGTGGGACTCGAACCAGCCGCTCCCCCTGAAAATCCGCCGCTCCCCCAAAAACCTCCCCAATTCGGCCCAGTCCGATGCCGATACAACCGAATCCGAAGCCCTAGGTGTGGACACTGTCCACACCTCTTTTGTGAGCATTTCTACTGCTCTGCCAAAAACGATGTGCAGCCGCCCTTCGCAGAGTAAGAGTCCCCGCTTCACCACGTGCCGTCGCTCCGACGTGTGGAACAGATTTTGAGCCGGAACGCGACGCACGACCTTGGCCGGGCATTGATGTATGGGGCAACCCGAGGAATGGGATTCAATGAACGTCATAGCGTTGCCACCTCCCTTCGACCATCTAGTCCGAAAATGAGGTGGGGCTGGTCTGGATGGTGGGCGGGGTTGAGTGACCGGTCTGCGCCACCGGGAATGAGCATCGTTGCTGGGTTATGCGACCGGGGTCAGGGTGACGGTGTAGCCGAGGGCCTCGAGTTGGCGGATATGGTTGCGTTTGCCGGTGTCGGGGTTGATGCGGCGGCTGAAGTGGTCGGGGCCGAGGTCGTGGAACCTGGCCTCGGGGTCATGCAGGAGGTGCCACACAATGACGAGGATGGAACGCCCGATGGCGACGATGGCGCGTTTCTTGCCTCGCCGTCTGGCGAGCCGCCGGTAGCGTTCGCCAAGGAAAGTACTGGTTCTGCCGGCGTTCACCGCGGCTTCTCCAAGGACCCTGGCCAAGTAGGGGTTGCCGTGCCCGGTGGAGCCGTTGCCCTTGTTCTTTCCGGCGGAGGAGTTGATGCCTGGGGAGAACTTTGCCCAGGAACACAGGTGGCCGGAGGTGGGGAACCGGCTTGTGTCGGCTCCGGTTTCGGCCAGGATGACCGCGGCAGCGACGGGGCCGATGCCCGGGATGTCATCCAGGCGCTCCGCCGCCGCGGCGAAAGGGGCCAGCTGCGCCTCGATCCGTTCGTCGACCGCGGCGATATCGGCGTCGATACCGTCGATCTTGGTCAGCATTCGTGCCAGCAGGAAGCTGTGGTGGTCATCAAAGTGGCCGGTGAAGGCCTCCTCAAGCTCGCTGATCTTCGCTCGCATGCGGGACCGCGCCATCTGAGCGAGCACTGCCGGGTTCCGTTCGCCGGCGATGAGAGCTGCCATCATCTCCCGCCCGGACACACCAAAAATGTCCGAGGCGACGACGGAGAGTTTGATGCAGGCGTCCTCGAGGAGTTTTTCGACCCGGTTCTTCTCCGCTGTCCGCGTTCCAACGAGATCGATCCGGTACCGGGTCAGGTCCCGCAGCCAGCGGATCGGGGCGGGTGGGACGAAACTGGGGCGCAGCATCTGCCGTTCGGCGACCTTGCACAGCCAGACAGCGTCGAGCACGTCGGTCTTGGGCCGGCCCGGCAGGTGTTTGACGTCGCGGGCATTGACCAGCCACGGATCGAGACCGTGCGCCTCAAGGAGATAGAACACCGGCTTCCAGTAGTCCGAGGTCGCTTCCATCACCACCCGCTCGATGCGGAGGTCGACCAGCCTGTTGGCCAGCTCCGCCAGTGACCGGCTCATGGTCGAATGAGTGGACACCTCCTGCAAGCGTCTTCGTGCGTTCCCCGGGCCGGGAATCCTCACGCAGCACACCAGCTCGGCCTTGCCGATGTCGATCGCGGCAACCCTGGGGATGATCTGTTCCTCGTCCTGAGATTCGGCCAACATGGCCTTCATCATCTCCTCACCAAACGCACGGCTAATTGCTGGACGGCCGCCCGTGGGGAACACCGGGGAAACGGAATCTAGTCCTCGTTCTTGGCAAGAGAAACAGTGAAGGGCCCATGGCGTGATCCCCAACGCCCGGCTCATGGACGGTCTCAACGAACCAAAGATGTACGGCGTCGGCAGGCGACCACAAGGACATTTTCAAACCGGAACGGGCGTCTAGTCCGAAAGACACAGTCGCTCATGGGGCATTTGGACGACACAGGACATGACCGCCCCCAACCCAACACGAAGCCTCCCAGCCATGATGTTTATGTCACCATTCGGTGACATACTGGAGACAACACAGGAGGATGCCATGACGTTGGAAACCAGCATCGACTCGCCAGCAGCAGCGGGCGCCATCATCCGCGCCCGCCGCACAGCCAAGGGGCTGTCCCAGCAAACCCTTGCCGACATGGCCGGAGTGTCACGGAAGTTCCTCATCGATCTGGAAGCCGGCCACGACCGCGCCGAACTCGGCAAAACCCTGGCCGTCATGGCCGCCCTCGGCCTGTCCCTGGCCGCCACAGATCCCATCCCGCACGGAAGCGACCACGACCCGGCACGGCGGGATTACGCGGCAACCTTCACCCGCCTCATCGCCGAACGGGATTTTGAGTTCGCCATCAAAATGCTCGCCGACTACGCCAACGCATCCCTCACCGCCGGCACCCCGCTGCTCCAGCGCAGCCCCCGCCTCAAAGACCCGCACTGGTCAGCGGCCCTCGCCGGAATCACCAACTACACCGCACACCGCCTCGGACAACCAGCGCCATCCTGGACACGACGGATCAAGCCCCTCGAGAAGGCATGGATGCCAGCAGAGTCCTACCGCACAATCCGCACACCCATGAAGGAACTCACCCGCACCGAGACCCCGCCGGAACTCGCCGCGTTGAACGTCTTCATCCGCGAACGTAGCCTGGCCACCGCATGACCGGCGGAGAACTCACCGCCGCACAAATCCGCGCCCTCCTCCACGAACTCGGCCGACGTCTGCAGGCCGCCGGCGCTCACGGCGACGTTAAACTCGTCGGCGGTGCTGCACTCATCCTCCAGGGCATCGGCAACCGCCCCACCGCCGACATCGACGCCAGCTACGCCGACCCACACACCATCCACACCGTTGTCGCCGACATGGCAGCGGACTACGACCTCGCGCCCGACCGGCTCAACACCAACGCCTCAGCCTTCGTCCCCGAGAACGCCACCTGGGTCGACATCGAACAGCTCGACGGACTCACCATTCAGGCCGCAGACACCGAAACGCTCCTGGCCATGAAAATCGCCGCCGAACGCGACAAAGACACCCTCGACATCGCCCGTCTCCTGCGCCGACTCAACATCACCAGCGCCGCCAACGCCGTCAACCTCGCATACGACAAATACGGCGAACACTCCATCCCACTCGCCACCGGACGCGACAACTACCTCATCGTCGTCGACGACGCCCTCGACGCAGCCACAACACTCGAAACCCCTCCCGAACCCAACGAATAGCCCGTTCTTAGGGACTGTCTGAACAGCGGTGAATCCCCCGCTATTCAGACAGTTCCGCAAAAGCGGGTGGGGCGTCATATCCCGTGGCCCCTGGGAGGAGTTTTGGGGCCGGGTGTGGCCCGTCGGACAGCCAGTCGTTGCTGATCTCGGTGGCCCTGGCGGCGTGCAGAACGAGCTGGGCTGCGCGGGCAGAACCGGAGATTTTTGCCTAAGCGAGGGCGGTTTCCCCGATAGTCTCAGTGTGCTCGAGAAGCGGCAACAGACGTGCAGAGGTGACGTTGCTGAGCTCACCGACGCACGGTACACCAGGCTGCTTGAACGCACGGTCTCATCGACTCCCTCTTCGCCTCCTCAACCATGTGCCAGACGGCGAGAGGATCATAGGCATGCCCCGTCTGGGCTCCCGTTTCCAGGGAACCCTTGCTGGTGATCATCCGCCCGAGGGACACATTCATGCGGACCGCGATCGCGACGGGCTTTTGGACTACCCATCTCAGGACGGTGGCCGCCGTCCTTCGGTAGGTTGGTTCGGTAAGCCGGCCACGGGTAACCGACTCATTGGAGAAGACGTGAAAGCGATTGTGTACGAAGAGACAGGTCCGTCCTCGGTGCTGAAGCTCCAGGACAAGCCGCTGGCTGATCCCGGCACGGGTGGGGTCCGGGTCCGGGTTGTCGTCTCCGGGGTGAACCCCACCGACTGGAAGTCCCGGGCAGGCGGAGGAGGAAGCACCACGCTGGAAGCACCAAAGGTCCCTAACCAGGACGGCGCCGGCGTGATCGACGAAATCGGCCCCGGAGTGACAGGACTCAGCATCGGAGACCGCGTCTGGCTCTGGGACGTCGCCTGGGGCAGCAATGAGGGCACCGCACAGGAATATGCCGTTGTACCGGCGGCCCAAGCCGTCCCGCTTCCGGACGCCGAGTCCTTCGACACGGCCGCATCCATCGGCATCCCCGCTTTGACCGCGCACCGGGCGCTGACGTCG contains these protein-coding regions:
- a CDS encoding NAD(P)/FAD-dependent oxidoreductase, whose translation is MSTTNDHIYSAIVIGAGFGGLGQGAQFVQEGVDDFLILERGNDVGGVWRENTYPGAACDTQALVYCYSYFLHLKVSRMFAGQEELQGYLRSMVEEFGLGKHIHFGQNITATEWDQDRLLWTVHTAEGSRYLTRSVVAAWGQLNEPNIPDFPGIESFEGVAFHSSTWRHDLDLTGKRVASIGAAATAVQYVPEVAKIASDLTVFQRSANYILPRDQYVFSEEETAAFLADPELYRKKRQEIHEFREAGFERTRRHTTASEEGVQQARAHLEAQVADPELRTKLTPDYDFGCKRILRSDDFYPALTRDNVELVTEKITEFTPNGIRTADGVEHEFDVIIYATGFKSHAFQGSMRVVGRDGLRLDERWGNAPEAYLGITVDNFPNLFLVYGPNTNLNHNSVVSMLEAQHRYISQAVEYIAADASRMLEVDRNVLEKFNAHVQEELDKSAFSSECSSWYKNEDGRVINNWSGTVNEYRAHTQDLQLDDYLQLAESGQGK
- a CDS encoding alpha/beta hydrolase, with protein sequence MDAAAVLEKFRASGGRSFHTYPVGQVRDLYESGCAANGLSGDEISAVSDVVVDNFRVRIYDPQVVSGPTPVVLFFHGGGWVMGSLSTHDGLCRRLAALTGLPVVAVDYRLAPEHPYPAAIEDSRAALRWLFTSGDDHGLDITQAVLVGDSAGGQLAAVLAIENASAADSLPIAAQVLIYPMVDLTMSTPSYARVTEGFPLVADTIAWFADHYLPAGTDRTTPDVSPALAELPAGLPPAYVITVDNDPLVDEGAGFAGAMARAGTEVLYRHLPGYAHGLFTSAGRIPQGEKAINDIAGFIKHRTTA
- a CDS encoding NAD-dependent succinate-semialdehyde dehydrogenase, which produces MTTALVGSPAISPQREADLLSSVPTGLLIGSQWRDASDGGTFDVHDPATGEVVATLASASSDDAIAALDAADAAQASWARTAPRERAEILRRAFDLVTERAEDFALLMTLEMGKPLAEARGEVTYGAEFLRWFSEETVRDYGRYLTTPEGKNKILVQHKPVGPCLLITPWNFPLAMATRKVAPAIAAGCTMVLKPAKLTPLTAQYFAQTMLDAGLPAGVLNVVSSSSASGISGPLLADPRLRKVSFTGSTPVGKRLMADAAQNVLRTSMELGGNAPFIVFEDANLDEAVDGAMAAKMRNMGEACTAANRFLVHESVAQEFTAKFAAAMGALTTGRGTEPETQVGPLIDAGARDDVHALVAAAVDAGATAVTGGAPVDGPGYFYPPTVLGNVPNDAAILGQEIFGPVAPVITFSTEEDAIRLANASEYGLASYLYSKDFNRLLRVAEQIEFGMVGFNAGVISNAAAPFGGAKQSGLGREGGTEGIAEYTTTQYIGITDPYANQAAAAGESEEDRSAK
- a CDS encoding IS110 family transposase; translation: MLAESQDEEQIIPRVAAIDIGKAELVCCVRIPGPGNARRRLQEVSTHSTMSRSLAELANRLVDLRIERVVMEATSDYWKPVFYLLEAHGLDPWLVNARDVKHLPGRPKTDVLDAVWLCKVAERQMLRPSFVPPAPIRWLRDLTRYRIDLVGTRTAEKNRVEKLLEDACIKLSVVASDIFGVSGREMMAALIAGERNPAVLAQMARSRMRAKISELEEAFTGHFDDHHSFLLARMLTKIDGIDADIAAVDERIEAQLAPFAAAAERLDDIPGIGPVAAAVILAETGADTSRFPTSGHLCSWAKFSPGINSSAGKNKGNGSTGHGNPYLARVLGEAAVNAGRTSTFLGERYRRLARRRGKKRAIVAIGRSILVIVWHLLHDPEARFHDLGPDHFSRRINPDTGKRNHIRQLEALGYTVTLTPVA
- a CDS encoding helix-turn-helix domain-containing protein yields the protein MTLETSIDSPAAAGAIIRARRTAKGLSQQTLADMAGVSRKFLIDLEAGHDRAELGKTLAVMAALGLSLAATDPIPHGSDHDPARRDYAATFTRLIAERDFEFAIKMLADYANASLTAGTPLLQRSPRLKDPHWSAALAGITNYTAHRLGQPAPSWTRRIKPLEKAWMPAESYRTIRTPMKELTRTETPPELAALNVFIRERSLATA
- a CDS encoding DUF6036 family nucleotidyltransferase — translated: MTGGELTAAQIRALLHELGRRLQAAGAHGDVKLVGGAALILQGIGNRPTADIDASYADPHTIHTVVADMAADYDLAPDRLNTNASAFVPENATWVDIEQLDGLTIQAADTETLLAMKIAAERDKDTLDIARLLRRLNITSAANAVNLAYDKYGEHSIPLATGRDNYLIVVDDALDAATTLETPPEPNE